Proteins from a genomic interval of Quercus robur chromosome 9, dhQueRobu3.1, whole genome shotgun sequence:
- the LOC126698350 gene encoding uncharacterized protein C24B11.05 isoform X2 — protein MDAVRRCSGAKYDCLLFDMDDTLYPMSSEYMLQHLHMDESEVPRMCLELYKEYGTTMAGLKALGYEFDDDEFHAYVHGRLPYDALKPDPVLRNLLLSMPQRKIIFTNADKAHVSQVLSRLGLEDCFEGIICFETLNPPQEPVGCIDVPVDNSVLSGDAPEPESYSIGLTEGGSFNSKSRILCKPSVEAIEAAIQIANIDPKKTIFFDDSVRNIASGKAAGLHTVIVGSSILVPGADHALSSIHNIKEALPEIWEGEGEQIGQVIQSSAVATVALA, from the exons ATGGACGCTGTTAGGAGGTGCAGTGGAGCCAAATATGACTGCTTGCTCTTCG ATATGGATGATACTCTGTATCCCATGAGCTCCG aGTACATGTTGCAACATTTGCACATGGATGAAAGTGAAGTACCAAGGATGTGCTTGGAATTGTATAAGGAATATGGGACAACAATGGCCGGTCTAAAG GCTCTTGGTTATGAATTCGATGACGACGAGTTTCATGCTTATGTCCATGGAAGACTACCCTACGATGCCCTCAAGCCAGATCCAGTTTTAAGGAATCTTCTACTTTCCATGCCACAGCGTAAAATA ATCTTCACTAATGCAGACAAagcacatgtatctcaagttctAAGCAGGTTGGGTTTGGAAGATTGTTTTGAAGGCATCATTTGCTTTGAAACACTTAACCCTCCCCAAGAACCAGTTGGGTGCATTGATGTGCCAGTTGATAATTCAGTCCTCTCAGGAGATGCCCCAGAGCCAGAATCCTATAGTATAGGTTTAACTGAGGGTGGAAGTTTCAACTCCAAGTCACGAATCCTCTGCAAACCCTCTGTGGAAGCTATTGAAGCTGCTATTCAGATAGCAAACATTGACCCAAAGAAAACA ATCTTCTTTGATGACAGTGTTCGAAACATTGCAAGTGGAAAAGCAGCCGGACTTCATACTGTTATA GTGGGGAGCTCAATATTGGTTCCTGGTGCTGACCATGCCTTGAGTAGCATCCACAATATAAAGGAAGCACTACCTGAAATATGGGAAGGTGAAGGAGAGCAGATCGGGCAAGTTATTCAGTCCAGTGCAGTTGCAACCGTTGCCCTGGCATAA
- the LOC126698350 gene encoding uncharacterized protein C24B11.05 isoform X3, translating to MDAVRRCSGAKYDCLLFDMDDTLYPMSSGINLACRKNIMQYMLQHLHMDESEVPRMCLELYKEYGTTMAGLKALGYEFDDDEFHAYVHGRLPYDALKPDPVLRNLLLSMPQRKIIFTNADKAHVSQVLSRLGLEDCFEGIICFETLNPPQEPVGCIDVPVDNSVLSGDAPEPESYSIGLTEGGSFNSKSRILCKPSVEAIEAAIQIANIDPKKTIFFDDSVRNIASGKAAGLHTVIGN from the exons ATGGACGCTGTTAGGAGGTGCAGTGGAGCCAAATATGACTGCTTGCTCTTCG ATATGGATGATACTCTGTATCCCATGAGCTCCGGTATCAACTTGGCTTGTCGCAAGAATATAATGC aGTACATGTTGCAACATTTGCACATGGATGAAAGTGAAGTACCAAGGATGTGCTTGGAATTGTATAAGGAATATGGGACAACAATGGCCGGTCTAAAG GCTCTTGGTTATGAATTCGATGACGACGAGTTTCATGCTTATGTCCATGGAAGACTACCCTACGATGCCCTCAAGCCAGATCCAGTTTTAAGGAATCTTCTACTTTCCATGCCACAGCGTAAAATA ATCTTCACTAATGCAGACAAagcacatgtatctcaagttctAAGCAGGTTGGGTTTGGAAGATTGTTTTGAAGGCATCATTTGCTTTGAAACACTTAACCCTCCCCAAGAACCAGTTGGGTGCATTGATGTGCCAGTTGATAATTCAGTCCTCTCAGGAGATGCCCCAGAGCCAGAATCCTATAGTATAGGTTTAACTGAGGGTGGAAGTTTCAACTCCAAGTCACGAATCCTCTGCAAACCCTCTGTGGAAGCTATTGAAGCTGCTATTCAGATAGCAAACATTGACCCAAAGAAAACA ATCTTCTTTGATGACAGTGTTCGAAACATTGCAAGTGGAAAAGCAGCCGGACTTCATACTGTTATA GGCAATTGA
- the LOC126698350 gene encoding uncharacterized protein C24B11.05 isoform X1, with the protein MDAVRRCSGAKYDCLLFDMDDTLYPMSSGINLACRKNIMQYMLQHLHMDESEVPRMCLELYKEYGTTMAGLKALGYEFDDDEFHAYVHGRLPYDALKPDPVLRNLLLSMPQRKIIFTNADKAHVSQVLSRLGLEDCFEGIICFETLNPPQEPVGCIDVPVDNSVLSGDAPEPESYSIGLTEGGSFNSKSRILCKPSVEAIEAAIQIANIDPKKTIFFDDSVRNIASGKAAGLHTVIVGSSILVPGADHALSSIHNIKEALPEIWEGEGEQIGQVIQSSAVATVALA; encoded by the exons ATGGACGCTGTTAGGAGGTGCAGTGGAGCCAAATATGACTGCTTGCTCTTCG ATATGGATGATACTCTGTATCCCATGAGCTCCGGTATCAACTTGGCTTGTCGCAAGAATATAATGC aGTACATGTTGCAACATTTGCACATGGATGAAAGTGAAGTACCAAGGATGTGCTTGGAATTGTATAAGGAATATGGGACAACAATGGCCGGTCTAAAG GCTCTTGGTTATGAATTCGATGACGACGAGTTTCATGCTTATGTCCATGGAAGACTACCCTACGATGCCCTCAAGCCAGATCCAGTTTTAAGGAATCTTCTACTTTCCATGCCACAGCGTAAAATA ATCTTCACTAATGCAGACAAagcacatgtatctcaagttctAAGCAGGTTGGGTTTGGAAGATTGTTTTGAAGGCATCATTTGCTTTGAAACACTTAACCCTCCCCAAGAACCAGTTGGGTGCATTGATGTGCCAGTTGATAATTCAGTCCTCTCAGGAGATGCCCCAGAGCCAGAATCCTATAGTATAGGTTTAACTGAGGGTGGAAGTTTCAACTCCAAGTCACGAATCCTCTGCAAACCCTCTGTGGAAGCTATTGAAGCTGCTATTCAGATAGCAAACATTGACCCAAAGAAAACA ATCTTCTTTGATGACAGTGTTCGAAACATTGCAAGTGGAAAAGCAGCCGGACTTCATACTGTTATA GTGGGGAGCTCAATATTGGTTCCTGGTGCTGACCATGCCTTGAGTAGCATCCACAATATAAAGGAAGCACTACCTGAAATATGGGAAGGTGAAGGAGAGCAGATCGGGCAAGTTATTCAGTCCAGTGCAGTTGCAACCGTTGCCCTGGCATAA